caaaaagcTGTATGCACCTTGCTCCAATTCAAAGTATGCGTATGTGTAGGAGTTTAAAGAGAgaaactgcaacattattatgcgtagataatcagCTATTGTTTTCGTAGTGAATCGAaacgtgaatcattttcgcttcactcttaataatctggtttatatgattttatttagcaagtttgttccaaaacttttgtgtcggagtcggacagcgagGTTttcggattaaaggggtaaaatgcataggaagaaatccgttcccggcagttttgagTCGGATTACGGTTGTTCTGGGTTCGGATTAatgaggtctcactgtatatcAAATATACAAGGTaggaaatagataaaatgaaCTGTGCCCATGTACAAAATGAGTTATTGTACCAGATTTAGAGCCTACCATTCAAGTTAGTTGTAAAATATCACTCGTAGCCACGTAACCTGGATATGTAGAGCACACTTTGGTACAACAAAATGAATTCTTAGTAGAGGTGCATCAAAATTTTCGCAGGGTGCATTAGCTTGgccaaattatttaaaaatacttcatTCGGTTATCAGTcgaatttaatttcaaatttcaattgcAATTTGTAACCGacataaaataacattattgTCAGTTAAAAAGTATGAAAAGTTAATGAGACATTGGTGGAGCTCTTCGGTATAGTTCACTCATGAAAGTTTTATGCTAGTGATGTAAGTTATCCTCAACATTTATTGTCATAACATATTCCTTAAAACGGTATATTACACTTGTTAAAGTTCAATTCTACAACAACATAAGATATGAATATAAGcatataaattgttttaatgtgtTTCAAATACCACCTGGTTAAAAACTTATTATCAATTTTACGTTTTGGCCAACAAAAAGTGGCATGCTGCAAACCGCTGGCACATTGGTTTTCGGCTTAAACCTCAGTGTCCCAAACTTTTTAAGTGATATTATTGCAAAATGGTTTAAACACCCACAATGGGCAAGCTGGCTTGGCCACAGTACTATAATAGGTAATATGCAATTGACCTATGATTACATGGCAAGATAGAAAATCCCACATAACTGTTCAAAATTATGGCAGAGACATAAGTTTTCAGATGACGATGAATGCTACCTGACTAATTCTTTATTCATTGACTAATAAATTGGTGGTGGAATGCTCCAAAAACAAACCCTGATCGTTTGCTACAGAGCTTTTCAACCTGTGAGACTGTACGCACTAGTGCATATAGATTGGTTGTGCAATTTTGCACAGTTATCACATAACAAATCCAGATTTTTCAAAGTAGCTTCCATGAAAAAGACTGCCATTAAAAAGAGCATGGCAGAATGTTGAAGAGGCAAAGAGAAAGCAACAGCAAAGTAAGGAGTAAGTTGACATCATATCATAAGGCGATAGCTAATCTCGTTGATTTATATTTAGTTGAAAAGTAGTCGGTTGCTATTACGGACAAAAATGTGTTGACATAGAAGTGAAAATTATTACGAGTGAGTGAATTAGGGTTAATGagggaaataaaatttgtggaaatatttttacacTGGTTTTGTGTGATCCGATGATTAACTTTGTATTCTCTTGAAAACGATTTGCTTTAAGATGACTCATGtacatttttaaatgtatatatttaatttaactttactGCCAACTTCCAGCTCTCGATGTGGTTTTTTATGCACACATCGCTAATGAAATCTGAGGGACTGATGTTACTGGTGCATGGGATAGtatgacctggagtaacctgtAGGCTATACGTTCGTGTACTCGCACTGTTATGAGGTGGATAAGatcgaaaaaaaaattttttttgtaaatatccTTAACCGTATTGGCTATGTAATATTCCATTTGCTTGATACGGAGCATTGCACAAACCCATAAAATTGACAAGGAAACCTTTAACTAGCCTAAACCTTACTACAGTAACGTGAATCGTATAAAAAGTAGCCTGATAAATTAGTATGGTATCACAAATTTCATTCTCGGATTGAGCAAAGTTTTTCCTCAATTTAAACTTATCAACGTGCttgactggaaagtatggctgTTTTCGACGAGAACTTGTGTGTGCAAGgacacaaattttggtgtgatggtgtgcactgaagcctcaattgtttgtttctttattacaaattggcattcaagcaaccagttaTCCTTATTTACTTAATATAAATCAATaggaagataaaaaagttcggCAGGTGCTTTAATGAACCTCGTGCATGCAGGTGTCACACTTTCCTCCAAGACTACAAAGTTTGGCATAGGCgcactcaatactgcttttcatgagctttAGTATCGCACTTATAAGATGAGGTATTTagcacttaatgacttggacaaaacttctgtgcactcaattttcaactgatttaaagattgaataagtcaaactgtgtCCATCACTGTGTAATTGCGCACCTCAGTGTGTACTTCTATTGTGTCTGAGCAATTTTGCGTACAGCAGTTGTTATTTTCGGTTGTTTGGCacacccaagatcttgctgaaaacggtCATACCCTTAAAGTTAATTAAAGTTTGAaaaccaatttataataaataacaaaaaattgaggcttcagCGTATGCCATCATGCCAAAATATGTGTTTTTGCACGCATAATTTCTTGACAAAACAGGCATACTTTCCAGCTAAAGTCGGTCTAATATACCAGTGCACAACTACagaatgcctttgtatactaaacCCCAGTTacttaaattgtgacgtcatctagTTGTGCACTTGTGTACTAGACCTCTAAAATGATGGGGTCGTGATTATAATCTCAGTCAACTCTGTTACATTCATAATAAtatcaaaagcaaaaattgcCATACCTTTGCTTTAAAACGAATTCCATGCTGAAACGCCTCCTCACCATAAATTCTGTTGTCAAACGAATCGTCCACCGGATCATAGTGTTTTCTTTGCAATAATCGTGATGGCATAATTATATGTCACACCAACTACGTATACCAAGGCCATGTAGTAATACTAATGCATTGCTGTGCACTATTTTAAACAGTACCAACAATGCGTAATTTGACGACCAATTCACTCAGCAGGTATTCACGGTTTTCCTGACAGCCTAGCCTAGTCTAATACTGTACCTGTTTGTTCAAGACCCCAGCATCCACCTTACAGCACAGTCAAAACATAGATACTATATAAACACGTGTTTATAAAATATCTATAAGTGAAAACgaataattataaataaaccaaGGCGCACATGTTCCGAAATGTTCATAAACTCCGGTTGCAAGTTTCAGAATTTTTCTGACGATGATTTGGGAAAGACTTAACATATTAGAGCTATGCTTAGCTTTCAGATGATGTTAAATTTTGTATATAGGCCGACAGAATACTTGTTGCATGTTTTCTGAAGTTGCTTTACAACAGATTAGTGGCCATGCTTCCAAACTGGGATACAGTAAAGTAAGTGACTTTCCATGAGAGTGTGATATAAAGACATCAGTGCAGCTTTATTTAAATAAGGTTTAATTTTCTGGTCATTGTCAAGTTAGTTCTTAGTTTACGTATACAGGTAGTAAATAATTGAATTGGGTCTTTCAAAACAGATTTTCATTTAAACTTATTCCGAAGAACATGATCTCTTTAACAATTTGAATTAGAGAGATGTAAATCTTTAGAGGTTTATTATGATAAGAACTCCTCGAAGAGTTTGAAAAGATTATATTCAGAGATGATTTGTTAGTCGAAAGCCAGTTGGGTATGTGTTCCAGTTCATTATTTGCTTGAGGTGTTACGTCATAGAGGTTTTTATCATACATTACTGAGTCACACAATTTTAGACAATAACTTGAATCATTTAGGCCTACGTAATTTAGAAACAGTAGCGGACCCATATAATTGATCCATATGTGGGACGCCTGTTCTGCTTGTGCATTTAGTGGTGGAAAGTTGACCGCGATAGTTTACTAGTTGCCGACGATTGCGCAGGCAACTTTTCAAACAATTAAGGAGGATTCTTCTGATACCGTAATACTGAACCACGAAAATCGTAAAGTATACGTCACAACGCTTTGCTACAACTTCATGTTAAAAGACCTTGACGGTTAGCCTGTAGCGATTACTGGCTTATTGCTTTTAAGGAAAGCAAACGGATAtcgtatcgtttatttttcgccgtTGActgtaaaaagcaaaaaagtatGGCACTAGCTTCGCTGAAGACTGGCCAAATAAGAAATATGCTCACAAACAAGcaatgaacgggaaaaagCGGCCAAGCTGTGAGTGCTTGGACGTAAAGGTATGGTTCGTTCTTACTAGGAAGAAGTTGTGACTACACTATTAATTCGCGGCATCGCTTTTCAGGACATTTGGCAAACACCTTACCAGGTAGACTAAGCAGAGAAAAGCCCTGATAACTAAAGCACTCCTTTTGGTATATTGGGAAGATGACACCCATTtggtaataataattaatctctGGCGTTTTCACCTGAAACCCATGCTACTTGACACACGCTGGTCAGCCAAAGGATTGATTCCTCGTCGATCCTTCAAAATTCCAGGTCGAGATTCATCACACCCAGCCATCTTACCAGTTTTCAGAGGTCTTACAGCTTGCGTAACTTTGGCTTCAGTGAGATTAGTTTCTTTCCCAAAACCTCGGCCAATCGTTTGTGTGTCAGTTGATGTTTCAGAGACACGTTTCAACAGTTTATTGAAGTATCCTCTCCATCTACCAAGGATTCGGTGAAGATTGAGACCTCCCTGTTGGTCTTTGATAACATTTTGCAGCAGATAATCTTTTGCCCCACATTCTACGGGCAGTTTGCCAAAATACTGTATTAGCCGTGTTATAGTCCGGTTCTTAGTTTTGTCCAAATTCCTTGCAAGTCTGCTTTTTGGATTGTTTCACTGTTTgtgttgcaatttttgcgTCGCAGAGTACTGAACTTAGCAAAGCAGACGATGACTTGTCTTGGAGCCAGACTTTGTAAACCGACTTCTTTGCTTGAACAGCTTTTTTAATCCCTTAATTCCACCATGGGGTTCATTCTCACTATTTCTCGCCAAACGTAGCCGTTTCTACCTGACCCCACACACACTCAAGTATAACAAATGCTAAACTTGCGGCTTTAAACAATGATCATTACACCTTGATGACTACCGTGCGTTCAAGTTCCTTGAAGTTACAGTGGACATCTTGACGTGGGTTTATTGGGGACCACCCTCTGCTGGGTAGCCTCAACTTCACCCACAAACTCGAGACATTGTTAGGCTGCATTTGGGACATACACTTGTAAACAAAATCGGTTTGGGCCCTAGATCTTAAGCTTCAACATGCCTTCAATGTCCAATAGCAAGTTTTTTTGCGTGAATTTGTTTCccatattttcttgtttgcttGGTTTTTAGAGTTAAGTGTGGGATTTATAGTGGTGTTTCTAACTATTGTTCAGTTTTTTTTGTCGGACCGatatactgtataaactgAACATAAGTCTTGCTTGTTGCACTTGCCGTTTTTACCCCTTATTGTTTGTCCACAGAATTATTATTTCGCCCAGCAATATTACAATTGTTTGCAATTCAGTTTTTGCTCCCCCACAGACAATGATAAAAGTAAACGATACGATACGGTGTTGATACTAAAAAAGTTGCCATTAAATATCGCAGAAAAAAAGGAGAATGATTGAATGGGTGAATTTAAGCACAGTAATGATGAAAAGTACTTGAGTTCAGTCAAAAATTTGAACGCAAGTCTTATAAGTTACACAACACAGTCACCTGACTGGAACAAAGTAGAATATAGATGTGTTAACTGTTAAGTATAGGCTACTGCATGATAGTTAAGTAAATAGGGTAATCAACttcaatttaaacaaatatatgACGTTTTTGACAAGTTGCGTATACTTCAGAatgaaaagaatatttctGCGCAGAAAATGCGCCTTCTTTCCCCTTTCCTATACAATCATTTTTTCATGGCAAGTATCGCTTAGTAtagttatttaaaactttttagatAGGCCATAAGTAAGCAGAAAAGATTTACGTCGcctattattttaaaaaaagcaaagctATTAACCGTGCATAATCTTTTCCAGATTCTGCATGAGTCAGATTTGATTCTTAGAAAATCACAATATACACAGAGAACGGTAAGCCCAACATGCTTTGCCTAATTTTTATGTACACACtaagaaaataaatatatagctGGTATCAGTAGACTACGTGTTTTTAAATGCGTCATCTGAGTTTTTATCACATATACTTGATTTAacaattcaaacattttttcttaTGATTTAGTTTTGGTTTTACAAACAACTACCATATAAATGACCGGTACAACTGTTGCTTCCGTCATGTGTTCCACTATCAAAAGTAAGATTCTGTTTATGAGAAAAGTTGACAATGTTTGGGTTGCCATCGATTCTTGCAGTTTTCAcagtattttattgttttggccTAGCAACACCGCAAACATTTCACCATGATGATGATGGAGCTATTAACGCAAACCATTTTAAACGGCAAATATCGATGATGAGACGAGCGGTTGACAGAGCATTGACAAATTACGTAAGTAACTGAAATAAATGCTAATGTGTACCtttattaataatataattaagcaatggaagttttttttatatatttttgccGAAACACATTTGTATAGGATTCTTCAAATCAGAGTGACGGGTAtgtaatttattcaaaaagCGGGCGTAATGCCGTTTATTTTTATCAGATTTCTGTAGAAATGGGCTGTACAAATTTGGAAGCTTGCAGAAGACCCATAACCAGCTTGAGATTGTCTGTTCTACCAACACACGTGTTCAAAAGAGTTAGTACATGTCGACTAAAgtttatgtaaaaattttaaggaatatatagcaaacaaaatataattcgTATTATCAAAAATCGTTTTGTTTGTATAATATGATGTGATGAATGAGATATGGCCACTTCGAGCAAAGAAAGGAAAgttacaataacaaataacttttttacccAAATAGAGAGGAAATCAGAACTGGATGGAAACATTTGGAAAAAGTTTGGACGGTTTGCAAGTTTTCAATTATTATCTGTACCATGTGTTCAAATATGCAGAAGGGAACATGCCAGGAACAGCCGCAATAAGCCTTCATGAAGTCTCAGTTTTATTGCAACAGTTTATACCCTCGTTTAAATACTACgtaagtatttttgtttgttattaagTCATTACTTTTAGATTATTTCTTACATAATTATGTCGTATTGTGAACAGTTTCTGAACTAAACTTTTCTTTCtgatttttaacaataattttcACCCCATAAATTTACTTATTTGCAGATGGAAGACACTCATTGCTTGCAGATCAACTTCCGGGAGATTAACGACTATCCTGACTGTGGCATTTGCTCCCAGTACAGCCTGCCGAGCAAATCACTGGAAGTTGTCCGGAACTATTATTTCATGATGCAGTTTTATGAGTATCTAGGAGATTTTCACaacaatttcaataaatttctGTCCCATGTGCACCACCTCCATTATTGCTAAATATCAGCAGAGTCCTACTGCTTAAATATTGCTCTAACACACTTCTAAATTAATGAGTCTTTGTCCCGTTGTTTATGCCGGTTTTTAAAAGCAACGTTTGTTTCGATGCCCAAAGAATTtcgttttattattttttgctcTATATTGTCATGATTGCATAGCTATAGTATAGACCGTATGTGTATGTGTGATACATGAAAACTATTGTAAACATGTAAAACTCTAGCAGTTTGTGAACATATTTATCCATTAAAAGGTTTCATGCAAATCATGCTGTTGCACTCTTACTGCCGCAAGCTGTTACACCGACAACGTTACATTCGAAGGCGTTTTAACCAGCATAACGAAAAAGTGAGATTATGTTTATGATGCGACAAAAACCGAtcataaattcatttttacGGCGAGTCGTACTGTAGAACACCAAGtacaaaacttgcaaaataataaaaaaaaaacattcgaTTAAGACCAATAACACCAAGACATAGTCAAATGCTTAACAAGGCCAAGAagctttaaattttgaataGGTGCTGGTTAACAAAGCAATGTCAATCTATAAACAAAGTGTAGCACACCAGACTTATTACagatttattacaaaaaaacacaGACCAATGCCGAACGAAAAGCACATACACTGCTCAATAAAGCTTACTGTGAATATTACAAAACCGAAAAACTTGTCTGCCTAACAGTTGCGCCTCCAAAGTATTTCGATTTGATTAGCTGCGTTGTGCTACAAAATAGACCTAAAGTAAAAATGTTGATTACGTCAACagtgtcaaagcaaaccaATAAAGCAGCAGAGAGTAAACTAACAAACAATACAGTTAGGTCGCCTACcatcacaatcacaaacttaatACAATTTTCCTAAAACAATCCAACACAAAGTGCGAACATAGAAATATTTCACCCTGAAGCAAGTTATAATAACTATAGCAATACTAACTATATACAATATATGATCACTATTGCAACAAACAAAACGTTAAAATGTATGATGAAGCCGACTtagttaaaatacaaaaacgattAGCCTATATAAATGAATAGTTTCGTgtgtagtaggcctatagcctatgACCAAACTCGGATCGGTAAAACATGCAAAGTGTTGTAGCTGAAGAGTGGTAAGAGAGCCGGTCTCGCAATGACACTAACCCATGTTCAATCCCAGCCGAAATTTTCATTGTCTTTGTGCAAGGCATTAATAAAGTTTTCTACTGCTTTGTGGATCTGACGACGCAGTTCAAAATTCTTGACAGGctactaaaaataaaacaaccaGAAAATGTTGGTGGCCGAACAGCAAAgaatcatcgccgagttttaagtcgtgcaaagaaaATCCTTCAGTCCAAAGATAAAGATTCTGATATCATACCATATACTTCCTCTTCAACAAACTTGTAAAGcagataaatttttttctgcaaacGTTTTTCCTAATACCGACTATGGAGATCTTTAGAAACTTAAAACTGACTTTaattctgatttcagattAAAGTGTTTCGTAATAATtagcaaaaaatttattttaacgaaaacttttttttgcacAATTATAGATATGAATACATTTTAAGTTAAACATTCttagaaaaagtttattaaatttcaaaactatCAAACTTTTCtcatgaaatgaaatgtttcaaagaGACTTAAAAGCATCTTATTCTTCTTTTGGATgagaaatttttaaagaattaaaataaaataagttaagTTAGATAACTTATTAAATCAATGCAACAAAAGAAGATAGATTGCAATTTTAACGACTTCAAACAAAAAGACAAATAATGCGCATTggtcttttttttaatctttccACACAAAATAAATGAGGATTTTAacttattgaaataaaatattttcggCTATAAACTTTAAACagtttatgaaaataatttttgtcaaatttcaaTCTATTGCATGCATGGTTGCTGAACGTTGTTGTATAAAATTGGAATatggaataaaaaatacgaGATATAATATATGTTGGTTTGGTGTCTCGCAGCTATCGACAGCTGTCTGCTATAAGGACAAAACTGGTTCGTTCGGagctaaataaaaaaatgtcgGTGACTTATTTCAAGTTAATACCAAATGTATACTTTTAAAATAGACAAATAAACGACAAAGATAAGTTATCTTGGAACCTATAAtatgtaaaaaacaaataccaacgttgtttatttatttaaactaaATCAATTTATAGGCAAAAGCAAGATTAGATTCCGTCAAAAGGCACCACGCATATTTGCTTGACATATATGTTACGTACACGAAGAGACGCATGCGTTACGGATCAATACGATTTTCGAAATTAGAGGAAAccgttttttattgttatttatttcaaaacacaaaGCCTACAAGTCATAAGATTATTAGCTATAACAGACTTGTATACTCCGCCCTATATTTAGCATATTGTATGTGTATACCCTATACAATCAGCATTATTCTAGGCAACACACATGTTGCACGCATGGCAAAGAAAAACACTATCGTGTGTAGTCCAACGATTAACTGTCATCCAGTGTTGATTCCTTAACGTGGCtaataaaatgattaaattaaCCTGTGATAAATTATTAACCGCTATGGGCGTCGTCGGTATATTTAGTGGCCACTTATCAGCGTTTGTGAAATTACGGTAAAAGTTGTAGGCTATAGTCTAGCCATAGACTTTTGCTGCATTTCTACAATTCAACTTCTGTGTTGTGACGTCAAGTAGGAATCGAGTCATTGTGACAATGATATCAACTAGTAGTTCgactttaaaaataacaaataaagcatcTATTCTATATTAATTATACGGATTTCAATAACTAGCTGGACGGTGGCATTAGCCTACAAACTGACGCTACGAAAAAAGGAAGTTTAGTCCTAACTGAAATTACAGTATAGCCTAGGTCCTAGGATATACTGGTAAATAATGGTAACAGCCTAACGGAAGTTTcctttcaaaaattaaaaatacttaCTGATTTGCGCCTGCAATGTTGAATTGGCGTGTATGAACATTTTATGGTCATTGGAACTAACTGTCTAACACACATACGTAGGCATATGCACCACAAACATTGGGCACAGTAAACCATCTCTCCTGATCCACAGTTATAACTTATACGAATGTAAACTTTTCACTTACCAGTTATACATACAACCAACTCGCTCGGTCAATTTAAACCAACGTAATACCCGCTCGCAAAACACCTATGTGTGACCACATTTATCACTTTACTAAATACAAGCTTATTCATGAAAAATATAACTGGAGCCAGAGATCGTACCGAAGTTTCCATGCATCGGGTGTATTTCGAGGCAAAATAAAACGGTGGACTGACACtcgtattaattttttttatttcgttgtcttttactttaaaaatactttgatTAAGACATGGATTGGGCCCATGGATAAAAGTGAGTCAGGGGGCCCTTTCGTAAAATCTATCAGTGTACGTTAttatatgtaggcctacttaaatTTTAACCAACAATCTTTTGTCATGATATTAATGATACGAAAGTTTCGAAATGCTTTTCACGTGAAATTGTCACAAAAATACCTTGTTCTTCACGAAACCCTTAGTCCTATAAATTAATTGAATCGATCAGTCATACAGACTGTTGAATGGTGACGAAGTGTTTCAGTGATTTTTTGCAGACTGGCAAAAACAGATTTCTTTAATTCATCAACAAGAAATTATATGTTTGGTTCTTTTACTCGGCATTAGTTATTTTGTTCAGTTGAAAGACATAACATTCGGATTTGCGGAAATATgaaaacctattattggtatTCCCACGATTCCAAATCTTTTCTAATTCGGTACGAGATTTTATTAATGCTGCGATAAGTTACCAGTAAAATTGATTCTTCAAGTTGTTAGGGACATAAATTTAAAcgatataggcctacaagcTACTTCTTTAGAAGCGGGAACGTAATTATTCTGTTAAGTAAATGCTATATTACGCCGTTAACGGCCAAAACTCCAGAATCAActacattttgcatcatgaaAATGCGGATCAGATCGAAGCGGTATTGAGAGTTTAGAATGCCGTCCTTACTTCTATTATGACTAGAGCGCTGGGTTTGCCGTAAAACGGCCCGTTTTTAATACACAGCGCTATCGCCAACGTTGTAATACCCTAGGGCATGGCATTAACGACGCTTGCTTCtgat
Above is a window of Clavelina lepadiformis chromosome 8, kaClaLepa1.1, whole genome shotgun sequence DNA encoding:
- the LOC143468855 gene encoding uncharacterized protein LOC143468855 isoform X2; protein product: MTGTTVASVMCSTIKTTPQTFHHDDDGAINANHFKRQISMMRRAVDRALTNYISVEMGCTNLEACRRPITSLRLSVLPTHVFKRRGNQNWMETFGKSLDGLQVFNYYLYHVFKYAEGNMPGTAAISLHEVSVLLQQFIPSFKYYMEDTHCLQINFREINDYPDCGICSQYSLPSKSLEVVRNYYFMMQFYEYLGDFHNNFNKFLSHVHHLHYC
- the LOC143468855 gene encoding uncharacterized protein LOC143468855 isoform X1 — translated: MFGLPSILAVFTVFYCFGLATPQTFHHDDDGAINANHFKRQISMMRRAVDRALTNYISVEMGCTNLEACRRPITSLRLSVLPTHVFKRRGNQNWMETFGKSLDGLQVFNYYLYHVFKYAEGNMPGTAAISLHEVSVLLQQFIPSFKYYMEDTHCLQINFREINDYPDCGICSQYSLPSKSLEVVRNYYFMMQFYEYLGDFHNNFNKFLSHVHHLHYC
- the LOC143468855 gene encoding uncharacterized protein LOC143468855 isoform X3, producing the protein MMRRAVDRALTNYISVEMGCTNLEACRRPITSLRLSVLPTHVFKRRGNQNWMETFGKSLDGLQVFNYYLYHVFKYAEGNMPGTAAISLHEVSVLLQQFIPSFKYYMEDTHCLQINFREINDYPDCGICSQYSLPSKSLEVVRNYYFMMQFYEYLGDFHNNFNKFLSHVHHLHYC